In Pseudomonas nunensis, a single window of DNA contains:
- the pyrF gene encoding orotidine-5'-phosphate decarboxylase, with protein MSVCQTPIIVALDFPTRDAALKLADQLDPKLCRVKVGKELFTSCAAEIVGTLRDKGFEVFLDLKFHDIPNTTAMAVKAAAEMGVWMVNVHCSGGLRMMAACREVLDQRTGPKPLLIGVTVLTSMEREDLAGIGLDIEPQEQVLRLAALAEKAGMDGLVCSALEAQALKTAHPSLQLVTPGIRPAGSAQDDQRRILTPRQALDAGSDYLVIGRPISQAADPAKALAEVVAEIA; from the coding sequence ATGTCCGTCTGCCAGACTCCTATCATCGTCGCCCTGGATTTCCCCACCCGTGACGCCGCACTGAAGCTGGCCGACCAGTTGGACCCGAAACTGTGCCGGGTCAAAGTCGGCAAGGAACTGTTCACCAGTTGCGCCGCGGAAATCGTCGGCACCCTGCGCGACAAGGGTTTCGAAGTGTTCCTGGACCTCAAGTTCCACGACATCCCGAACACCACCGCCATGGCGGTCAAAGCGGCGGCGGAGATGGGTGTGTGGATGGTCAACGTGCACTGCTCCGGCGGTCTGCGCATGATGGCGGCGTGCCGCGAAGTGCTCGACCAGCGTACCGGCCCCAAGCCGCTGCTGATCGGCGTGACCGTGCTGACCAGCATGGAACGTGAAGATCTGGCGGGCATCGGCCTGGACATCGAGCCACAGGAGCAAGTACTGCGCCTGGCCGCACTGGCGGAGAAAGCCGGGATGGATGGTCTGGTGTGCTCGGCCCTGGAAGCCCAGGCCCTGAAAACCGCCCACCCGTCGCTGCAACTGGTGACCCCGGGGATTCGTCCGGCGGGCAGCGCCCAGGACGACCAACGCCGCATCCTGACCCCGCGCCAGGCGCTGGATGCCGGTTCCGACTATCTGGTGATCGGCCGTCCGATCAGCCAGGCGGCGGATCCTGCGAAGGCGTTGGCCGAAGTCGTAGCCGAAATCGCTTAA
- a CDS encoding NADP-dependent oxidoreductase has translation MTTQTNRQFLLAKRPVGAATRETFTFQEVPVGEPAAGQILVKNEYLSLDPAMRGWMNEGKSYIPPVGIGEVMRALGVGKVVASNNPGFAVGDYVNGALGVQDYFLGEPRGFYKVDPKLAPLPRYLSALGMTGMTAYFALLDVGAPKAGDTVVLSGAAGAVGSIAGQIAKIKGCRVIGIAGGADKCKFLIDELGFDGVIDYKNEDVAAGLKRECPKGVDVYFDNVGGDILDAVLSRLAQKARVVICGAISQYNNKEAVKGPANYLSLLVNRARMEGFVVMDYAAQFAAAGQEMAGWMAKGQLQSREDIVEGLETFPETLMKLFSGENFGKLVLKV, from the coding sequence ATGACTACCCAGACCAATCGCCAATTCCTGCTTGCCAAACGCCCGGTCGGCGCGGCGACCCGCGAAACGTTTACCTTTCAAGAAGTACCGGTCGGCGAGCCGGCGGCGGGTCAGATCCTGGTCAAGAACGAATACCTGTCCCTGGACCCGGCCATGCGTGGCTGGATGAATGAGGGCAAGTCCTACATCCCGCCGGTCGGTATCGGCGAGGTGATGCGCGCATTGGGCGTAGGCAAAGTCGTGGCATCGAATAATCCAGGCTTTGCGGTCGGGGACTACGTCAACGGTGCCCTGGGCGTGCAGGATTATTTCCTCGGCGAGCCACGAGGTTTCTACAAAGTCGATCCGAAACTGGCGCCGCTCCCGCGCTACTTGTCCGCACTGGGCATGACCGGGATGACCGCTTACTTCGCCCTGCTCGACGTCGGCGCACCGAAGGCCGGCGACACCGTGGTGCTGTCGGGCGCGGCCGGTGCGGTGGGCAGCATTGCCGGTCAGATCGCCAAGATCAAAGGCTGCCGCGTGATCGGCATCGCCGGCGGCGCGGACAAGTGCAAGTTCCTGATCGATGAACTGGGTTTTGACGGGGTCATCGACTACAAAAACGAAGACGTCGCCGCCGGGCTCAAGCGCGAATGCCCGAAGGGCGTGGACGTGTATTTCGATAACGTCGGCGGCGATATCCTCGACGCGGTGCTGAGTCGCCTGGCCCAGAAAGCCCGGGTGGTGATCTGCGGCGCGATCAGCCAGTACAACAATAAGGAGGCGGTCAAAGGCCCGGCCAACTACCTGTCACTGCTGGTCAACCGCGCACGCATGGAAGGTTTTGTGGTGATGGACTACGCCGCGCAATTCGCCGCCGCCGGGCAGGAAATGGCTGGCTGGATGGCCAAGGGGCAATTGCAGAGCCGCGAAGATATTGTCGAAGGCTTGGAGACGTTCCCGGAGACGCTGATGAAATTGTTCAGCGGCGAGAATTTCGGGAAGTTGGTGTTGAAGGTTTAA
- a CDS encoding PLP-dependent aminotransferase family protein: MELRIDRQAMVPVVQQIVDGLASWIRQSEVPPATRLPSVRQMARLNLLSQSSVIEACERLVAQGILASRPGSGFCVAAAAPATPHAWELPGLEGAELMQRGCTDSLSGELMLGYGGLPESWRETDDLSYAIRQVARTDMAGLFNYSTPLGLLPLRQQILKRLKPLNIEADENRVLTTAGASQGLDLIVRTLFRPGDCVVVENPGFSHLFDLLRLHGIQMLEVPRTAQGPDTQALERVLITHRPRALFINSFHHNPTGSCMTPVVAQRVLELSKTHGVLVIEDDVYADFHNAPGTRLAALDDDARVIYVGSFSKTLSSSLRVGFVVASAELIARLAEVKMISSMGGSRFCESVLASLLANGAYRKLVQRQRQRLNVDRAAALQVLEDADWEVFGKPAGGLFIWARSPMSDYAQLRTHAQRFGVLLSSPTAFSPTGETNDWQRINVAYACDPRARRFFQATALNRPKTF, translated from the coding sequence ATGGAATTGAGAATTGATCGACAGGCAATGGTGCCCGTCGTACAGCAAATCGTCGACGGACTGGCGAGCTGGATCCGTCAAAGCGAAGTGCCGCCCGCGACGCGTTTGCCTTCCGTGCGACAAATGGCACGGCTCAATTTGCTCAGCCAATCCAGCGTCATCGAAGCCTGTGAGCGCCTTGTCGCCCAGGGGATTCTGGCGTCGCGTCCCGGGTCAGGATTCTGTGTCGCCGCGGCGGCACCCGCGACGCCGCACGCATGGGAGCTTCCCGGGTTAGAAGGCGCAGAGCTGATGCAAAGGGGATGCACCGACAGCTTGTCGGGTGAACTGATGCTGGGGTATGGCGGTTTGCCCGAAAGCTGGCGCGAGACGGACGACCTCAGCTACGCCATTCGCCAGGTGGCCCGCACCGATATGGCCGGACTGTTCAACTACAGCACGCCGCTGGGCCTGCTGCCGTTGCGCCAGCAGATTCTCAAACGCTTGAAACCGCTCAATATCGAGGCGGACGAAAACCGCGTCCTGACCACTGCCGGCGCCAGCCAAGGACTCGACCTGATCGTGCGCACGCTGTTCAGGCCGGGAGACTGCGTGGTGGTGGAAAATCCCGGTTTTTCGCATCTGTTCGATTTGCTCAGGCTGCACGGCATTCAGATGCTTGAGGTGCCACGCACCGCGCAAGGCCCCGACACGCAAGCGCTCGAACGTGTACTGATCACGCACCGTCCGCGTGCGTTATTCATCAATAGCTTTCACCACAACCCCACGGGCAGTTGCATGACCCCCGTGGTAGCGCAACGGGTTCTGGAGTTGAGCAAGACGCATGGCGTGCTGGTGATCGAAGACGATGTTTATGCGGACTTTCACAATGCTCCCGGTACACGCCTCGCGGCGCTGGATGACGACGCCCGCGTGATCTACGTCGGCAGTTTCTCGAAGACCCTCAGCAGCTCACTGCGCGTCGGGTTTGTAGTGGCTAGCGCTGAGCTCATTGCGCGGCTGGCCGAGGTCAAGATGATCAGCAGCATGGGTGGGTCACGGTTTTGCGAGTCGGTGCTGGCCAGCCTGTTGGCCAACGGCGCCTATCGCAAATTGGTGCAACGCCAGCGCCAGCGCCTGAACGTGGACCGGGCCGCGGCATTGCAGGTGCTTGAAGATGCCGATTGGGAGGTGTTCGGCAAGCCGGCCGGCGGCTTGTTCATCTGGGCGCGATCGCCAATGTCCGACTACGCTCAGTTGCGCACGCATGCACAACGTTTCGGTGTCCTGCTGTCTTCCCCGACGGCATTCAGCCCGACTGGCGAAACCAACGACTGGCAGCGAATCAATGTGGCTTATGCCTGTGATCCGCGGGCCCGCCGGTTTTTCCAGGCCACTGCTTTGAATCGACCTAAAACGTTCTGA
- a CDS encoding SDR family oxidoreductase: MSMTFSGQVAVVTGAANGIGRATAQAFAAEGLKVVVADLDTAGGEGTVALIRTAGGEATFVRCNVTVESEVKHLMDEVINTYGRLDYAFNNAGIEIEKGKLADGTLDEFDAIMGVNVKGVWLCMKYQLPLLLAQGGGAIVNTASVAGLGAAPKMSIYAASKHAVIGLTKSAAIEYAKKKIRVNAVCPAVIDTDMFRRAYEADPKKAEFANAMHPVGRIGKVEEIASAVLYLCSDGAAFTTGHSLAVDGGVTAF, translated from the coding sequence ATGAGCATGACGTTTTCCGGCCAGGTAGCCGTTGTGACCGGTGCCGCCAATGGTATTGGCCGCGCCACCGCCCAGGCTTTTGCGGCTGAAGGGTTGAAGGTAGTGGTCGCCGATCTGGACACGGCGGGGGGCGAGGGCACGGTAGCGCTGATTCGTACGGCGGGCGGCGAAGCGACCTTCGTGCGTTGTAACGTTACCGTGGAGAGCGAGGTAAAACATCTGATGGACGAGGTGATCAATACCTACGGCCGTCTCGACTATGCCTTCAACAACGCCGGAATCGAAATCGAAAAAGGCAAACTCGCCGACGGCACCCTCGATGAGTTCGACGCGATCATGGGCGTCAACGTCAAAGGCGTCTGGCTGTGCATGAAGTACCAGTTGCCGTTGCTGCTGGCCCAGGGCGGCGGCGCGATCGTCAATACCGCGTCGGTGGCCGGCCTCGGTGCGGCACCGAAGATGAGCATCTACGCGGCCTCCAAGCACGCAGTGATCGGCCTGACCAAATCGGCGGCCATCGAATACGCCAAGAAGAAAATCCGTGTGAACGCGGTGTGCCCGGCGGTGATCGACACCGACATGTTCCGCCGCGCCTATGAAGCCGACCCGAAGAAGGCTGAGTTCGCCAACGCCATGCACCCGGTCGGCCGCATCGGCAAGGTCGAGGAAATCGCCAGCGCGGTGTTGTACCTGTGCAGCGACGGTGCGGCCTTCACCACCGGGCATTCGCTGGCCGTGGACGGTGGCGTTACCGCGTTCTAA
- a CDS encoding response regulator has product MHNTPAPVNDDQKAPGDDKRWSIRALIVDDDVPIRELMIDYLARFNIHASGVTDGAAMRLALQAEHFDVVVLDLMLPGEDGLSLCRWLRAESDIPILMLTARCEPTDRIIGLELGADDYMAKPFEPRELVARIQTILRRVRDDRTEQRANIRFDNWRLNSVLRQLIAADGLVVPLSNAEFRLLWVFIERPRRVLSREQLLDAARGRSIEAFDRSIDLLVSRLRQKLGDDPKNPQLIKTVRGEGYLFDARDIG; this is encoded by the coding sequence ATGCACAACACCCCTGCACCTGTGAACGACGATCAAAAAGCGCCCGGCGACGACAAACGCTGGAGCATTCGCGCCCTGATCGTCGACGATGACGTCCCGATCCGCGAATTGATGATCGACTACCTAGCCCGGTTCAATATCCACGCCAGCGGCGTCACCGATGGCGCGGCCATGCGTCTGGCCCTGCAAGCGGAACATTTCGACGTGGTGGTGCTCGACCTGATGCTGCCCGGCGAAGACGGCTTGTCGCTGTGCCGCTGGCTGCGCGCCGAGTCGGACATCCCGATCCTGATGCTCACCGCGCGCTGCGAACCCACCGACCGGATCATCGGCCTCGAACTGGGCGCCGACGACTACATGGCCAAGCCGTTCGAGCCACGGGAACTGGTGGCGCGGATTCAGACGATTCTGCGGCGGGTGCGCGATGATCGCACCGAACAGCGTGCGAATATTCGCTTCGACAACTGGCGCCTGAACAGCGTGCTGCGCCAGTTGATCGCCGCCGACGGCCTGGTGGTGCCGCTGTCCAACGCCGAATTCCGCCTGCTCTGGGTATTCATCGAACGTCCGCGCCGGGTGCTCAGCCGCGAACAATTGCTGGATGCCGCCCGGGGTCGCTCGATCGAAGCGTTTGATCGCAGCATCGACTTGCTGGTGTCGCGCCTGCGCCAGAAACTCGGGGATGACCCGAAGAACCCACAGTTGATCAAGACCGTTCGCGGTGAGGGTTATCTGTTCGACGCGAGAGACATCGGCTGA
- a CDS encoding sensor histidine kinase, with amino-acid sequence MRARFDTLFGRLFGVLLIAIILAHLLAFFWFHHYGPPPPPPPPGFSEDFEGPHPPMDPRFEKRPPRPWFGGPLVPLTFQLVSLIIAAWYGAKLLSRPIQRLSDAAERLSENLDSPPLDESGPREARQAAHTFNKMQRRIIEQVQQRSRMLGAVSHDLRTPLSRLKLRLEQIDDDKLQGQMRQDLDDMIGMLDATLTYLHEQRTSEALQWMDVQALVESLSENAQDQGADVQATGHCSPLQVQPMALRSCINNLMDNALRYAGEALISLEDSRENLVIRVIDHGPGIAPDKREAVFEPFFRLEGSRNRNSGGVGLGMTIAREAAERLGGQLSLEETPGGGLTAVIKLPRT; translated from the coding sequence ATGCGTGCGCGCTTCGATACGCTGTTCGGCCGTCTGTTTGGCGTGCTGCTGATCGCGATCATCCTGGCGCACCTGCTGGCGTTTTTCTGGTTTCATCATTACGGCCCGCCTCCCCCTCCTCCGCCGCCCGGGTTTTCCGAGGACTTCGAGGGCCCGCACCCACCGATGGACCCGCGCTTCGAAAAACGTCCGCCGCGGCCATGGTTCGGCGGGCCGTTGGTGCCACTGACCTTTCAACTGGTCTCGCTGATCATTGCCGCGTGGTACGGCGCCAAACTGTTGAGTCGGCCGATCCAGCGTCTGAGCGATGCCGCCGAGCGCTTGAGCGAAAACCTCGACAGCCCACCGCTGGACGAGTCCGGTCCACGGGAGGCGCGGCAAGCGGCCCACACCTTCAACAAGATGCAGCGCCGAATCATCGAACAAGTGCAGCAGCGTTCGCGGATGCTCGGTGCGGTGTCCCACGACCTGCGCACGCCGCTGTCGCGGCTCAAGTTGCGCCTGGAACAGATCGACGACGACAAGCTGCAAGGCCAGATGCGCCAGGATCTGGACGACATGATCGGCATGCTCGACGCCACCCTTACCTACCTGCACGAACAACGCACCAGCGAAGCGCTGCAATGGATGGACGTGCAGGCGCTGGTCGAATCCTTGAGCGAAAACGCCCAGGACCAAGGGGCTGACGTGCAAGCCACTGGGCATTGCTCGCCATTACAAGTGCAGCCGATGGCCTTGCGCTCGTGCATCAATAACCTGATGGACAACGCCCTGCGTTATGCCGGGGAAGCGCTGATCAGCCTCGAAGACAGCCGTGAAAACCTGGTGATTCGGGTGATTGACCATGGTCCTGGGATTGCGCCGGACAAACGCGAAGCGGTGTTCGAACCGTTCTTCCGGCTTGAGGGTTCGCGCAATCGCAACTCCGGCGGGGTGGGCCTCGGCATGACCATCGCCCGGGAAGCGGCGGAACGTCTGGGTGGGCAATTGAGCCTGGAAGAGACGCCGGGTGGTGGTTTGACTGCTGTCATCAAATTGCCTCGCACCTGA